One segment of Nostoc flagelliforme CCNUN1 DNA contains the following:
- a CDS encoding P22 phage major capsid protein family protein gives MANSLDAAIPRILAQGLKALRENAVMAQIVNRSFDVDAQREGASVDVPIPSAMGEADDVTPSANNTSGQDVTPKFVPVKLNRWKKKDFYMTDKDLKEVMGGYFNLQVTEAARSIANAIDKDILRLYKGVWGVAGLAGQTPFQFEDSQALYKGLAPARDARKVLNRQLAGTSDRRIVLDVDAEANATALPQFTSAMDSGSDVTIKEGMIGRKLGFDWYMNQNVLTHDTQAAGTITTSGGGNILGASTLTVAGCTTAPAEGDVFRTAGDPQYYVVQAGSTTGSWKIAPALRSNIPDATAITVVADHVVNLAFHKDAFALAVRPLLDVDPLGNRIETFTDDVSGLTMRLEISRQNKQTLFSFDVLYGVALVRPECACRIVG, from the coding sequence ATGGCAAACTCTTTAGATGCAGCAATTCCACGGATTCTAGCCCAAGGTCTTAAGGCGCTTCGGGAAAATGCTGTCATGGCCCAAATCGTAAACCGCTCCTTTGACGTAGATGCTCAACGAGAAGGTGCAAGCGTCGATGTGCCAATTCCCTCAGCTATGGGCGAAGCTGACGACGTAACCCCCTCTGCCAACAACACCTCTGGGCAAGACGTGACCCCTAAGTTCGTTCCCGTTAAGCTCAATCGTTGGAAGAAAAAAGACTTCTACATGACTGACAAAGACCTCAAAGAGGTTATGGGTGGATATTTCAACCTTCAAGTCACCGAAGCTGCCCGTTCGATCGCCAATGCCATCGACAAAGACATTCTGCGCTTGTACAAAGGCGTTTGGGGAGTTGCTGGATTAGCTGGGCAAACTCCTTTCCAATTTGAAGACAGCCAAGCTTTATACAAAGGACTAGCACCAGCACGAGATGCCCGGAAAGTTCTAAATCGGCAATTAGCTGGAACTTCAGACCGCCGGATTGTACTGGATGTTGACGCAGAAGCCAACGCCACTGCATTGCCTCAATTCACTTCTGCAATGGATTCTGGCTCCGACGTGACAATCAAGGAAGGTATGATTGGGCGGAAGTTGGGCTTCGACTGGTACATGAACCAGAACGTACTGACACACGACACACAGGCTGCTGGTACGATTACAACCTCTGGCGGTGGCAATATACTTGGCGCTTCTACCTTAACCGTTGCTGGCTGCACAACCGCTCCTGCCGAAGGCGACGTTTTTAGAACCGCAGGCGACCCACAGTACTATGTTGTACAAGCCGGAAGCACCACTGGCTCATGGAAAATTGCCCCTGCCCTACGAAGCAACATTCCTGATGCTACAGCTATCACCGTAGTCGCAGATCATGTCGTCAACTTGGCATTCCACAAAGATGCATTCGCTCTGGCGGTTCGCCCTCTTCTCGATGTTGACCCACTCGGCAACCGGATCGAAACCTTCACCGATGATGTTTCTGGCTTGACAATGCGTCTAGAAATTAGTCGTCAAAATAAGCAGACTCTTTTCTCCTTCGACGTACTTTACGGCGTAGCACTGGTGCGCCCTGAATGCGCTTGCCGGATCGTGGGTTGA
- a CDS encoding GNAT family N-acetyltransferase, which produces MCHKRGGGSGGGGGGGNTPNVSTSPTFKESEFSQNAEDQIQDWTNQRKDYINSLPDEEAAKFETKTADNADIIKAIQETYNKNNFVGVTDAKGNLQAVALVERRRIQSTLLVSYLATASWNTIDGHPKQVKGAGTQAIAAVVRRSIKEGYEGRVVLESLPGAVKFYEKIGFSRQEYNYADGSRVYTMTLSSQNAKQFLDKLGG; this is translated from the coding sequence GTGTGCCATAAGAGAGGTGGTGGTTCCGGTGGGGGCGGAGGTGGAGGAAACACACCAAATGTAAGCACCAGTCCAACATTTAAGGAGTCTGAGTTTTCTCAAAATGCTGAAGATCAAATTCAAGATTGGACAAACCAAAGAAAGGACTATATAAACTCTTTACCTGATGAAGAAGCAGCTAAATTTGAAACCAAAACGGCTGACAATGCTGACATAATTAAAGCCATTCAAGAGACATATAACAAAAATAATTTCGTTGGAGTGACTGACGCAAAAGGAAACTTGCAAGCTGTTGCCCTTGTCGAAAGGCGGCGTATTCAATCTACGTTGCTTGTAAGCTATTTAGCTACAGCTAGCTGGAATACGATTGATGGACATCCCAAGCAAGTTAAGGGAGCCGGAACGCAAGCGATCGCCGCAGTTGTTCGCAGAAGTATAAAAGAAGGCTATGAAGGTAGGGTTGTTCTTGAATCGCTTCCTGGAGCGGTTAAGTTTTACGAGAAGATTGGATTTAGTCGGCAAGAATATAATTATGCTGATGGTTCGCGGGTGTATACAATGACCTTATCTTCACAAAATGCAAAGCAGTTCTTAGATAAATTAGGAGGGTAA
- a CDS encoding DUF4055 domain-containing protein, producing the protein MSTIEEFSAQTADITAFTSNPNSPAYQCDSYRRSRGKLQFVADMFTGRSAWYAVGSFFGETVDPIKANLYLPQESEEPDEEYNKRLSRSYFVRRFRNAIESFAGFLSSFTLVEGTDPSIVDAQQNIDLKGNSLEVFFRAADQKALRDERCFILVEFPKPPKDKEGNPLIKSALDERKFGLRPYLVLIDVRDVVNWKLAPDNRTIMQVTIRETVTEDIGLFGSKQTVRYRVLFPGGYTIYTEQDGAYVVTDGGFTSLDRVPLVSYSLTNGDIENRGGADPFSGEPPLYDLAELNLKHYQKTSEKDEAMHKCNMAVLQVEELNAESSSSGETPTVRIGPNTCLWNVRASFVEPSGAAIAATQADIERLEMNMDSRTLSFLSGSEVQRTATEVSTFSGPVQANLGSMARAKQSKVQSCFELWSQYSNAKVSKSGIYVDEKILQSAIDSGVIGVLLQMRQAKEVTRATFLSLLKKGKAFPKDFDVEAEVKALEKEEQLQAQAMAVLAQKIP; encoded by the coding sequence ATGTCTACGATCGAAGAATTCTCAGCCCAAACGGCAGATATCACCGCATTCACGTCAAACCCGAATTCGCCTGCTTATCAGTGCGATTCCTACCGCCGTAGCCGGGGGAAGCTGCAATTTGTCGCTGACATGTTCACTGGGCGTTCTGCCTGGTATGCAGTTGGTAGCTTTTTTGGGGAGACAGTAGATCCGATCAAAGCCAACTTATATCTGCCGCAAGAGTCTGAGGAGCCAGACGAGGAATACAATAAGCGGTTGAGCCGGAGTTATTTTGTCCGGCGATTTCGGAATGCCATAGAAAGTTTTGCTGGCTTCTTGTCAAGCTTTACTTTGGTGGAGGGTACCGACCCCAGTATTGTTGATGCCCAGCAGAATATTGATCTGAAGGGGAACAGCTTAGAAGTTTTCTTCCGGGCAGCCGATCAGAAAGCGCTGCGGGATGAGCGCTGCTTTATTTTGGTCGAATTTCCTAAGCCTCCAAAAGACAAAGAAGGCAATCCACTGATTAAATCTGCCTTGGACGAGCGCAAATTTGGTTTGCGTCCTTATCTGGTACTAATAGATGTACGGGATGTGGTCAATTGGAAATTGGCACCCGACAATCGCACTATCATGCAAGTAACGATCCGCGAAACAGTGACTGAAGATATAGGACTGTTTGGCTCTAAGCAGACCGTCAGGTATCGAGTGCTGTTTCCTGGCGGATATACAATTTATACCGAGCAAGATGGCGCTTATGTCGTAACAGATGGAGGGTTTACGTCACTCGATCGCGTGCCACTCGTCTCTTATTCGTTGACAAACGGGGACATCGAAAATAGAGGTGGCGCTGACCCGTTCTCTGGAGAGCCGCCTTTGTATGATCTAGCAGAACTGAACCTGAAGCATTACCAAAAGACTTCTGAGAAGGATGAGGCAATGCATAAATGCAATATGGCAGTTTTGCAAGTAGAAGAATTGAACGCAGAATCTAGTTCTTCTGGCGAAACACCGACAGTCCGCATTGGCCCGAATACCTGCCTATGGAATGTCCGGGCTAGCTTCGTCGAGCCATCCGGGGCGGCGATCGCAGCAACGCAAGCAGATATTGAACGGCTGGAAATGAACATGGATTCACGTACCTTGTCTTTTTTGTCCGGCAGTGAAGTTCAGCGCACCGCCACAGAAGTATCCACGTTTTCTGGTCCTGTACAAGCTAATTTGGGCAGCATGGCGCGAGCGAAGCAGTCAAAGGTACAGTCGTGCTTTGAATTGTGGAGCCAGTATTCTAATGCTAAAGTCTCAAAAAGCGGCATTTACGTTGATGAGAAAATCCTGCAATCCGCAATTGATTCTGGTGTCATTGGTGTCCTTCTGCAAATGCGCCAAGCTAAGGAAGTTACGCGGGCAACTTTCTTGAGTTTGCTGAAAAAAGGGAAAGCTTTCCCCAAAGATTTTGATGTAGAAGCAGAAGTCAAGGCGCTTGAAAAAGAGGAACAATTGCAAGCACAGGCTATGGCGGTATTGGCGCAAAAAATACCGTAG
- a CDS encoding nucleotide sugar dehydrogenase, producing the protein METIAVIGTGYVGLPLAVGLAKFYKVVAFDLNHDRIKQLRKYYDITGEVASEELLNVQNNLLLTTDEQDLEACNFFIIAVPTPINASMQPDLQALKSASLTVGRRMPTGSMVVIESTVFPGASQNVCLPLLEMGGKVYEQDFHLGYSPERVSPGDSSHSLRSVKKVVAGDCYESGERVRQVYQRVVDAGIYVAPSIQVAEACKLLENVQRDVNIALMNEVAKIFDTLGISTSEVLSAAKTKWNFAPFQPGLVGGHCIAVDPYYLIAIADENGLATPLLDSSRRVNESMSGFIAGKIFEAISAQGISIGSARVGILGASFKENVPDLRNSKVFDLVSCLSISGCEVLLSDPVCQAEEVFKHGFKLTDLEELADLDVLVLAVPHKDFLRPMNELLKSLRTGGLFVDLKGVFSPCKEVMPRQIKYWSL; encoded by the coding sequence ATGGAAACGATTGCTGTGATTGGCACGGGCTATGTTGGGCTGCCACTAGCTGTAGGCTTGGCGAAATTTTACAAAGTTGTGGCTTTTGATTTGAATCATGACCGCATCAAACAGCTACGAAAGTATTACGACATTACTGGAGAAGTCGCCTCCGAAGAATTGCTAAATGTGCAAAATAATCTGCTACTGACGACTGATGAACAAGATTTAGAAGCCTGCAATTTTTTTATTATTGCTGTCCCAACGCCAATTAATGCTTCCATGCAGCCCGACTTGCAGGCGTTAAAATCTGCATCGCTCACTGTTGGTCGTCGGATGCCAACTGGAAGCATGGTTGTAATCGAGTCTACTGTGTTCCCTGGTGCGTCCCAGAATGTTTGCTTGCCTTTGTTGGAGATGGGAGGCAAGGTTTATGAACAAGATTTTCATCTCGGCTATTCGCCAGAGCGAGTTTCGCCGGGTGATTCGAGCCACAGTCTCAGATCGGTTAAAAAGGTCGTAGCTGGGGATTGCTATGAATCAGGCGAAAGAGTTCGCCAAGTTTACCAAAGGGTTGTTGACGCGGGCATTTATGTTGCTCCTTCTATTCAGGTGGCTGAAGCCTGCAAGCTGTTAGAAAATGTGCAGCGAGACGTGAATATTGCCTTGATGAACGAGGTTGCCAAAATTTTCGATACCCTTGGGATTAGCACCTCTGAAGTTCTGTCTGCCGCCAAAACGAAATGGAATTTCGCACCGTTTCAGCCAGGGCTAGTCGGCGGGCATTGCATTGCCGTTGATCCGTATTATTTGATTGCGATCGCTGATGAGAACGGGTTGGCGACGCCCTTGTTAGATTCCAGCAGACGGGTCAACGAATCAATGAGCGGGTTCATTGCTGGGAAGATTTTCGAGGCTATCAGCGCTCAAGGGATATCTATTGGCTCGGCGCGGGTTGGCATTTTGGGAGCATCTTTCAAAGAAAATGTGCCCGATCTCCGCAACTCCAAAGTTTTTGATTTAGTAAGCTGCCTATCGATTTCGGGCTGCGAAGTTCTGTTAAGCGATCCGGTCTGTCAAGCAGAAGAGGTATTTAAGCATGGGTTCAAATTGACAGATTTAGAGGAACTTGCTGATTTAGATGTTTTGGTCTTAGCAGTGCCGCACAAGGACTTTCTGCGTCCGATGAATGAATTGCTCAAGTCGCTGCGAACCGGGGGGCTTTTCGTCGATTTGAAGGGCGTCTTTAGTCCCTGCAAAGAGGTAATGCCACGCCAGATTAAGTATTGGAGCTTGTGA
- a CDS encoding terminase large subunit domain-containing protein: MAAADKSFALLLECLRHTNNPRFGAVLFRQSFTQIVEEGALWDSSEEIYPLVGGYPRKSAMEWLFPSGAKVGFAHLGHENDKFKYQGSQIPLLCFDELTHFSESAFFYMLSRNRSTSGVKPYMRGTTNPDADSWIAKYIDWWIDTEGFPLPERSGVVRWFIRKSGELIWANDPDTLRDRYGLSPKSFTFVASNIYDNQILLAKDPDYLSNLQALHPIDQARLLGGNWKVKPESGKVFNRTWYEIVDEVPEGGMTVRFWDLAATEKTTACFTSGTKMRCFPPSDAWYGDTFFVMDNIMQQIGPAGGDDLIIKTAAQDGRICKVRWELEGGSSGIRDEAHLKKLLQGFDAKGVAPMGDKVKRAKPFATDSYHGKVKLLRGAWNDSYLGYLQDFPDGPVKDPIDSSSGAHASLTEPTGPKSRIGKYRT; encoded by the coding sequence CTGGCGGCGGCTGACAAATCCTTTGCGCTACTCCTAGAATGCCTACGCCATACAAACAACCCTAGATTTGGTGCGGTACTTTTTCGTCAGTCATTTACTCAAATCGTAGAGGAAGGCGCTCTCTGGGACTCTTCAGAAGAAATTTACCCACTCGTTGGCGGCTACCCTCGTAAAAGCGCTATGGAGTGGCTATTCCCTTCAGGAGCCAAAGTCGGGTTCGCTCATCTGGGACACGAAAACGACAAGTTTAAGTACCAAGGAAGCCAAATTCCCTTGCTGTGCTTCGATGAATTGACCCATTTTTCTGAGTCAGCATTCTTCTACATGCTGTCCCGTAACCGTTCCACGTCGGGCGTCAAACCCTACATGCGAGGCACAACAAACCCAGACGCCGATAGCTGGATTGCCAAGTACATTGACTGGTGGATTGACACCGAAGGCTTTCCACTTCCAGAGCGCAGCGGCGTGGTGCGTTGGTTCATTCGTAAAAGTGGCGAGCTTATTTGGGCAAACGACCCAGACACTTTGCGCGATCGCTACGGGCTGTCACCAAAATCATTCACTTTTGTTGCCAGCAACATCTACGACAACCAAATTCTGCTGGCGAAAGACCCTGATTACCTCAGCAACCTGCAAGCCCTGCACCCAATCGACCAGGCTAGGCTTCTGGGCGGGAACTGGAAAGTTAAGCCAGAATCAGGCAAGGTCTTCAACCGGACTTGGTATGAAATCGTGGACGAAGTTCCAGAGGGCGGCATGACTGTCCGTTTCTGGGACTTGGCAGCTACAGAAAAAACAACAGCCTGCTTCACCTCCGGCACCAAGATGCGCTGTTTCCCGCCGTCCGATGCGTGGTACGGTGACACCTTTTTCGTGATGGACAACATCATGCAGCAGATCGGACCGGCGGGTGGAGATGACTTAATCATCAAGACAGCCGCTCAAGATGGGCGAATTTGCAAAGTCCGCTGGGAATTAGAAGGCGGCTCGTCAGGCATCAGGGACGAAGCCCACTTAAAAAAGCTCCTCCAAGGCTTCGATGCCAAAGGCGTAGCGCCGATGGGCGACAAGGTAAAACGAGCGAAGCCATTCGCTACAGATAGCTACCACGGCAAAGTCAAGTTGCTGCGAGGAGCATGGAACGATTCTTATTTGGGCTATCTACAAGATTTCCCTGATGGGCCAGTCAAAGATCCAATCGACTCATCTAGCGGCGCTCATGCTAGCCTGACCGAGCCTACAGGGCCAAAATCACGCATCGGCAAGTACCGAACCTAA
- a CDS encoding P-loop NTPase family protein: MPLIGTVAEEFWKLGLLDKLYLDGGPSSVSLAPDVKQEAKRTCAALPKCHWIDAQAVIAQVRKFYKSYTPANELARLYANIFIALAGRQPPPSATRPRHYLDLFIENFARNKDNVVIVDNAHLLKKRTVEIFLHDAKYFGDYPQKLVPDPDDDEKISIVYNFQVYFIALMS; encoded by the coding sequence ATGCCTTTGATAGGAACCGTAGCAGAAGAGTTTTGGAAACTCGGTTTGCTCGACAAGCTGTACCTTGACGGTGGCCCTAGCTCTGTTAGTCTTGCCCCTGATGTTAAGCAGGAAGCCAAGCGGACATGCGCCGCCTTGCCGAAGTGCCACTGGATAGACGCTCAGGCTGTGATCGCCCAAGTGCGGAAGTTTTACAAATCCTATACGCCAGCCAACGAGTTGGCTCGGCTGTATGCAAATATTTTTATAGCTTTAGCTGGGCGACAGCCACCGCCGTCAGCGACAAGACCGAGGCACTACCTCGACTTGTTCATAGAAAATTTTGCCAGAAACAAAGACAACGTGGTGATTGTTGATAACGCGCATCTGCTAAAGAAACGCACCGTTGAGATTTTTCTGCATGACGCCAAGTACTTTGGTGACTACCCTCAAAAGCTTGTACCCGACCCGGACGACGATGAAAAAATTTCTATCGTGTACAACTTTCAAGTGTATTTTATTGCTTTGATGTCATAG
- a CDS encoding sigma-70 family RNA polymerase sigma factor yields MVTALKTKVETEIDPFKEYRNAPTLALRNHLVKLNLGLARKVAYEISSHSFESYEDLRQLADMVLVDCVEKFDPSKGFRFSTFAIPKLRGRLLNYLRDKGHTIRVPRKYYDTIQKAKRAERSFVKIEGRHPSPREIAAHAKISFELYLASRHAFVGCRFFHTVSACVDHGITDTAEKDLDLSLERLERLEKAAVAKFFYSKLSLEQVAADMEISQPELKEILRSAIKKAKVSYAA; encoded by the coding sequence ATGGTAACTGCGTTAAAAACTAAAGTTGAAACCGAAATTGACCCATTTAAAGAGTATCGCAACGCCCCCACCTTGGCTTTGCGAAACCACCTGGTCAAACTGAACCTTGGATTAGCTCGGAAGGTAGCTTACGAAATTTCCTCGCATAGCTTCGAGTCTTACGAAGACCTCAGACAACTTGCGGACATGGTTCTGGTAGATTGCGTTGAAAAGTTTGACCCTAGTAAAGGATTTCGCTTTTCCACCTTTGCAATTCCAAAACTGCGCGGGCGGCTACTTAATTATTTGAGAGATAAAGGGCATACGATTCGGGTTCCGAGGAAATATTACGATACGATTCAGAAGGCGAAACGGGCGGAAAGGTCTTTCGTAAAAATCGAAGGCAGGCATCCTAGTCCACGAGAAATTGCAGCACATGCAAAAATTAGTTTTGAACTGTACTTAGCAAGCCGACATGCGTTTGTTGGATGTCGATTTTTCCATACAGTTTCTGCATGTGTTGATCACGGAATCACTGATACTGCTGAGAAAGATTTGGATTTGTCTCTAGAGAGACTAGAACGACTAGAGAAAGCAGCCGTAGCAAAGTTTTTTTATAGCAAATTATCTCTTGAGCAGGTTGCCGCCGATATGGAGATTTCGCAGCCCGAACTCAAAGAGATATTGCGTTCAGCTATTAAGAAAGCCAAGGTTTCTTACGCAGCTTAA
- a CDS encoding tyrosine-type recombinase/integrase — protein MSNLATKSSFSDFTSGHEQDLLAEHLADTRSPNTRRAYAWDLKDFFLTATNSEPTPALLAEFLGMKRDTAVAVVLKYKSSLIERGLKEATVNRRLSAVRSLVSYARKVGKCEWGLQDVYGEKVQTYRDTSGVDKEDWVQVIAVPDRNTLKGKRDYALLRLLWDNVLRRDEICQLNIADYDPSRRTLWILGKGRGTQKQKVTLSVSGSEAITAWLADRGDCKQQDPLFIALDNACYGQRLGGSGLYYLVSTICSQAGIEKLMSPHRVRHSGITTALDATGGDARKVQRLSRHAKLDTLMIYDDNRRNQQGEVTDLLAAAAPGE, from the coding sequence ATGAGCAACCTAGCGACTAAATCCTCATTCAGCGACTTTACCTCTGGACACGAGCAAGACTTGCTGGCAGAACACCTAGCTGATACTCGATCGCCCAATACCCGCCGTGCATACGCCTGGGACTTGAAAGATTTCTTTTTGACTGCCACAAACAGCGAACCGACACCAGCGCTGCTGGCTGAATTCCTTGGGATGAAGCGAGACACGGCTGTAGCCGTCGTCCTGAAGTACAAATCAAGCCTTATTGAGCGTGGACTGAAGGAAGCAACCGTTAATCGGCGGCTGTCCGCCGTGCGATCGCTCGTCAGTTATGCCCGCAAGGTTGGCAAGTGTGAGTGGGGACTACAAGATGTCTACGGCGAAAAGGTACAAACTTACCGAGATACCAGCGGTGTGGACAAGGAAGATTGGGTGCAAGTGATTGCCGTTCCTGACCGTAACACGTTGAAAGGGAAACGCGATTATGCCTTGCTGCGGCTGCTTTGGGATAATGTTCTGCGCCGAGACGAAATTTGTCAGCTAAACATTGCTGATTATGACCCCAGTAGGCGAACTCTGTGGATTCTAGGAAAAGGTCGAGGAACGCAGAAGCAGAAAGTAACTCTCAGTGTCAGTGGCTCGGAAGCGATCACTGCTTGGCTGGCTGACAGAGGTGATTGTAAGCAACAAGATCCGCTATTTATTGCACTGGATAACGCCTGTTATGGTCAGAGATTGGGCGGTTCTGGACTATATTATTTAGTTTCGACAATCTGCTCTCAAGCGGGCATAGAAAAGCTGATGTCGCCCCACAGAGTTCGCCACAGCGGCATCACCACGGCACTGGATGCAACAGGAGGCGATGCCAGAAAGGTGCAACGCCTGTCGAGGCACGCCAAGCTGGATACGTTGATGATCTACGATGACAACCGCCGAAATCAGCAAGGCGAAGTGACTGATTTGCTTGCTGCTGCGGCACCTGGAGAATAA
- a CDS encoding helix-turn-helix domain-containing protein, translating into MAKQPIELGNKEIQQIRVMAGMGLSIEKIALILGFSVATFYRKKKLLPEVKSAYDMGLAQSEYSISKTLYEMATTDKNLTAIIWWEKTRFGRSERAEISHTVQTDDKPQILVYLPDNGRDEVKLNKQPKEA; encoded by the coding sequence ATGGCGAAGCAGCCCATTGAACTAGGTAACAAAGAAATTCAACAAATCCGTGTCATGGCAGGCATGGGACTTTCGATAGAAAAAATCGCCTTAATTCTAGGATTTTCTGTGGCGACTTTCTACCGCAAAAAGAAACTGCTTCCAGAAGTAAAATCTGCCTATGACATGGGACTAGCTCAATCCGAATACTCAATCAGTAAGACTCTCTACGAAATGGCGACGACCGACAAAAACCTAACAGCCATTATCTGGTGGGAAAAAACCAGGTTCGGGCGTAGCGAAAGAGCAGAGATTAGCCATACAGTCCAAACAGACGACAAACCCCAAATTTTGGTCTACCTTCCTGACAACGGCAGAGACGAGGTAAAACTGAACAAACAGCCCAAGGAAGCATAA